In Thermoanaerobaculia bacterium, the following proteins share a genomic window:
- the dinB gene encoding DNA polymerase IV, whose amino-acid sequence MRKIVHVDMDAFYASVEQRDRPELKGKPVVVAWTGPRSVVCAASYEARRFGIRSAMAAVTAQRQCPQAIFVPPDFTRYKEASRRVRAIFLRHTALVEPLSLDEAYLDVTEELTGLATATETARVIRREIREETELTASAGVAPNKFLAKIASDWKKPDGLFVIRPQEVEAFLAPLPVGKLPGVGKTTGAALTALGVATVGDLRARSLIELEMRFGKFGRRLHELSRGIDDHPVVSERPVKSISSETTFANDLPIAALPSTLERLAGQVYEAARRRGREGRTVTVKLKTGDFRSVSRRRTLATPPAAAQELAGIAVGLLDLFTEGESTRFRLAGVGLSNFLDEGSGTPQKELFPDPE is encoded by the coding sequence ATGAGGAAGATCGTCCACGTGGACATGGACGCCTTCTACGCTTCGGTCGAGCAGCGGGACCGGCCGGAGCTCAAGGGCAAGCCGGTCGTGGTCGCCTGGACGGGGCCGCGGTCGGTCGTCTGCGCGGCTTCGTACGAGGCGCGGCGGTTCGGGATCCGCTCGGCGATGGCGGCGGTCACCGCGCAGCGACAGTGTCCGCAGGCGATCTTCGTGCCGCCCGACTTCACGCGCTACAAGGAGGCTTCGCGGCGGGTGCGGGCGATCTTCCTCCGCCACACCGCGCTCGTCGAGCCGCTGTCGCTCGACGAGGCCTACCTCGATGTCACCGAAGAGCTCACCGGCCTCGCGACCGCGACCGAAACAGCGCGCGTCATCCGGCGTGAGATCCGCGAAGAGACCGAGCTCACCGCCTCGGCCGGCGTCGCGCCGAACAAGTTCCTCGCCAAGATCGCCTCCGACTGGAAGAAGCCCGACGGCCTGTTCGTCATCCGGCCGCAGGAGGTCGAGGCGTTCCTCGCTCCTTTGCCGGTCGGCAAGCTCCCCGGTGTCGGCAAGACCACCGGCGCCGCTCTCACCGCGCTGGGCGTGGCAACGGTCGGGGACCTCCGGGCGCGCTCGCTGATCGAGCTCGAGATGCGGTTCGGGAAGTTCGGGCGCCGGCTGCACGAGCTCAGCCGGGGGATCGACGACCACCCGGTGGTCTCCGAACGGCCGGTCAAGTCAATCTCCTCGGAGACGACGTTCGCGAACGACCTGCCGATCGCGGCGCTGCCCTCGACCCTCGAGCGCCTGGCAGGCCAGGTCTACGAGGCCGCCCGCCGGCGCGGTCGCGAAGGGCGCACCGTCACGGTGAAGCTCAAGACGGGAGACTTCCGTTCGGTGAGCCGCCGCCGCACGCTCGCCACGCCGCCGGCCGCCGCCCAGGAACTGGCGGGGATCGCCGTAGGCCTGCTGGATCTCTTCACGGAGGGCGAGTCCACCCGCTTTCGCCTGGCGGGAGTCGGCCTGTCGAACTTCCTCGACGAGGGGTCGGGGACCCCCCAAAAGGAGCTCTTTCCCGATCCAGAATAG